One Citrus sinensis cultivar Valencia sweet orange chromosome 5, DVS_A1.0, whole genome shotgun sequence genomic window, TTGTATCACAGTTTAAATTTTCAAGTATTGCTTGGACCCATGATAGCAAAGGATTTTTCTACAGCCGTTACCCAGCTCCCAAGTAAGTGAACTTCACCATTTGGGTTGGCTCAGTAGAATTTGAATTCTTGAATCTGTATTTTAGCTGTAAATTCAACAAACGTTATggataatttatgaattttaaacttttttgattgtgaaattaaataaatagataaaatataCTTCGCCTGGGttattgtatttgttttatgcgtttattaattttttttttttaatccttaagtatgaaaattgttttattCTCTTGTATTATTCTTTAGAGAGGGCAAAGATATGGATGCTGGAACAGAGACTGACTCGAACCTATATCACGAATTTTACTATCATTTTCTGGGCACCAAACAATCGGAAGATATTTTATGCTGGAAAGACCCCGAACATCCCAAGTATATTTTTTCTGGCCATGTTACAGAAGACGGGCAGGTGATTACCTCTTCATAGGTTTAATCTCTTTGCCTATTTTGGATCAAAATGTTGTGTTTGAGTGGTGCCCGtgttctttatttctttttcttttcatttttgttttcatggTATGATTGTGCCCTTGTCTGTTCACCTGAAATAGTTAACGCAAAGCTTCATCAATGAAATACCCAAATTTTGGCAAACTAGATATCAAAGGGCACTAAATGGGATATAATGAAGAATAATATAACCTCTCTTctataacatttttaaaagttaatacTCTTTAAAACGAGGTTCATTTGTAATTACTACAGGTCTGGtggcaatttaaattttaaatacccATGTTATTctgttaaataaattatttactagGGATGGTAATTAGTTGGGTTAGATTCAGGTTTGACcgatcataaaaataaaaaatcttactCTAAAAATCCCCGGTCATTTGAATTAGGCCCGACCAATTAGGGTTAGGGTCGAGTTGGGCTTTTGTCCAAGCCCGaacttcataattttaaattttttttttatatttaagtaatttaatattttaaaaaatagcataacctcccatatatatatatatatatatatatatatatattaaaatttaatataaataataaaatacatataatttaaaatcatgttttataaaattatacaaataatttttttttaaatttaaaattccgATTAGGTAAAGTCAAGTCAGGTAGAGCCCAAACCCTAATCCAAATTTAATTGGACCTTAATTTTTAGACATAAACCCGACCCAAAACCTTTAAAGTCGGGTCAAAGCTCGAAAAATTTCAGGTTGTCAATTGAGCCAAAATTTAGGCCagttatttttgtcattcctAAAAGCAACTAATACTAAAGTTAATTATATGGGGAATTTATTATAATGCATGACAAATTTTTGTGGAACTCTTGTTGTAATTTAACTTCACATTTTATTCTGTTCTGCAGTATCTTGTCATGTGTATAGAAGAGAACTGTGATCCAGTCAATAAAGTATACTATTGTGACTTGTCTGCACTGCCAGAAGGTTTGGAAGGTTTTAAGAAAAGGGATGGCTTGCTCCCATTTGTTAAGCTAATTGATGGATTCGATGCACAATATGAAGTCATTGCAAATGACGACACCGTATTTACCTTCCTCACCAATAAGGATGCCCCAAAGTATAAAATAATCCGCGTAGATCTCAAGGAGCCAAATGATTGGTTTGAAGTTATCCCAGAGGCTGAAAGAGATGTGCTTGAGTCAGCAACTGCTGTTAATCTTAATCAAATGATTGTGAGTTACTTGAGTGACGTGAAGTATGTTCTTCAGATAAGGGATTTGAAAAATGGTTCCCTGTTGCATCAATTACCAATTGAGATCGGCTCAGTTAATGCGATATCTGCACGTCGTGAAGACAGTGTggtttttattagttttactAGTTTCCTTATTCCTGGCATCGTATATCAATGCAATTTAAAAACTGAGACTCCGGAAATGAAGATATTCCGGGAGACTATTATACCTGGATTTGATCGCTCCGAGTTCCATGTTCATCAGGTAGGCGATTGTCGTTTGTTTGTTAACACTGGATGATGCTAGCTTTCTGATTTTATTGTTCAATCTGTCTCAAGTTGTCTtgttatttgctttattttcgTGGgcttcattctttttttttgccaaACTGCATTTTGTTCGGTGTTTGATTTGGGTTTCTCATTTCTAGGTTTTTGTGCCTAGCAAGGACGGTAGTACTAAGATACCAATGTTCATTGTAtccaaaaagaatattaaattggATGGATCGCACCCATGTTTATTGTATGGATATGGTGGATTTAACATCAGTGTGACACCTTCATTCAGTGTCAGTCGTACTATTCTCATGAGGCATCTTGGTGCGGTCTTCTGCATTGCCAACATCCGAGGTGGTGGAGAGTATGGAGAGGAGTGGCATAAAGGAGGTGCACTTGCAAAAAAGCAGAATTGCTTTGACGACTTTATTTCTGCATCCGAGTATCTAATATCTGCTGGTTATACCCAGTCCAGAAAGTTGTGTATTGAAGGGGGGAGCAATGGCGGGCTTCTTGTTGGGGCTTGCATAAATCAGGTGGACTATTTAAGTGGCTTTgtaattttcagttttctcttattattatcgTATTGAATTCATAAAATTAGGAGTGGGCACGGGTCGGGTTGCTCAACCCGACCCAACCCACATGTAGAACGGATTGAAATTTTTCAACCCAACCCGACCTAACCTGCAGTTTTGCGGGTTGGGTCGGGTTGGGTTGATTGGGTtagacttttaaaaaaatttatttttatggtataattaaatagtgaacaaaaataaataaataaattaaaaaaattaaaaaatacaaatattaaaatctttagaaCAAATCTaacatttcaaagtttttatatttatattttttaatttttatatgaaatatcaaaatttatataataatttttatatacatacgGGTTGACCGGTTGGATTAGGTTGATTGGATTGagtttttgacaaaatttattgttatagtctaattaaaataatgaacaaaaataaataaataaattagataaacaaaaaaaatgtaaatattaaaatccttAAAACAAATCcaacatttcaaaatttttatatttatattttttttaatttttatataaaatatcaaaattcatataataatttatatatatatatatacatgttgACAAGTTGGGTtgggttaaaaatttttaacccaacccaacccgcAAAAAATCACACGAGTTGGGTCGGGTTCACGGGTTGTGCGGGTTGATGCCCACCCCTACATAAAATAGCAttggtaatttttgtttccctTCTGTTGCAGAGACCTGATCTTTTTGGTTGTGCTCTGGCTCATGTTGGTGTAATGGACATGCTTCGGTACCACAAGTTTACCATAGGTTAGTTTAAATCTTTTTAGCTTAGCAATAGACAAGTTTAACTATTTTAACCATATGTACTCATGAAGGTTTTTCTTTGTAGGTCATGCATGGGTTTCCGATTTTGGTTGTtcagaggaagaggaagagtTCTATTGGCTAATCAAGTGAGTAAAACCTTGTTCTCTGTCTAAAAATGTTGTGTATTCGTGATAGGCTTTTATGTACTTCAGTCCAAAGTTATAAATCTATGACATATTAGACATTTTACACACACGATCTAGCAATTGAAAAACCTTTTTCCCTTGGAAAACTTAAAACTGTGTAGAAATGGTTAACTTTGGTCAATTTCTCAGAATGTTCAGCCATTTCCTCTTCTTCGTCTCTTATGGGGTCAAGAACTTTTGCTGCTTTGATTttagaatattatttttgtcagcCTTACATAACACCTTATGTCGTTTGATCACTTATCAACGTCAACATAAAATGTGCTCTCTTGTTTCTTGAAAACTGATTAGTGTCTGACTTACTTTCCGCTTCTCCTTTTTTGTAAGCTATTAGTTTATAtgctcattttattttctgtagGTACTCCCCACTACATAATGTGAGAAGACCATGGGAACAGAACCCTGACAAACCTTTTCAGTACCCATCTACCCTACTGTTGACAGCCGATCATGATGATCGTGTTGTGCCTTTGCACTCGTTGAAGTTATTGGCGGTGAGTCCTTACATATTGTTTTGTTGTCTTatattttttgcatttatttcttcCTCTGCAAAGCCTATGCCTACGCATGGTTAGCTTGTGATGATCATGTGAGActattttatgtttcatgcGTTCTATTTATTCTCAGACTATGCAATATGTTTTATGCACGAGCTTGGAGAATAGCCCTCAGACCAATCCAATAATTGGTCGCATTGAGCGCAAGGCTGGACATGGAGTTGGACTTCCAACACAGAAAATGGTAAatttaatcttctttttaCTCAGTTTTTGTGTAATTGATTCCTTATTTACTATTTTGCCTTGGCCTTCCATATATTACTGCAGATTGATGAAGCTGCTGATCGCTATGGCTTCATGGCAAAAATGTTAGGAGCTTCTTGGGTTGAGTAACTGACGTAGATCTCACAGAATGAAAATGTTGGTGGTAGGAAAAGTTTTGGAACCAGAGTTATTACTCtcgtttcttttcttttttttttttttttttttgttaacgaATATGATggaactttttttaaaaatgagtaATGGTAgacatatttgattttgttttaaattttattttgaatgacGTAGCATGTAATTTGTTTGTCATCCATTaagttgttaataaataaattaattgtattatcttaCTAATCGATTAACAAATGCCATATCATTTGAAATAGATTTTTAGGACAAAAGTTTGGGATATATAAcattacttataaataaaaagtccTAAATCCAATATTTAGGACAACACTTAAGAATTAAGATtgaaccaattaaaaaaaaattactgatTTCTCTACGggtataataaaaaacaaataaaacatagAAGCATAACATTATTGGTAATGTGAACTCAAATGATTTCCAAATGAAAACACGAaacataaactaatttttgagTGGCAAAGAGAGGAGTAGTATCAATATTATCCAATCATTTGCTTATTTCGGCAAAATGTCTCAGAAACATTAGCACAAACTCTTATGAAATcgattaacaaaaattaacagATATTCCACCAAGCTAAGGTAAAAGACACTCCAGGCGGCCAGTGATAAAATCAATGTACCGTCACAGGTAATGAACCAACTGCATGTAGTGATATATCTAACAAATACAACAATCCATCGATGACACAAGAGGATCAATAAATTGAGTGTGCTGTAACGTGCAAAGATTAAGGAGAAAAGTTTACCACAGGTTAGTCCAGGAGgatataattaagaattttgttCAGTTACTACacgtttaaaatatattataattttaaacattCACA contains:
- the LOC102627435 gene encoding uncharacterized protein LOC102627435, translating into MALLSVCLSNEESQSKGKRVTCLNLIHSRSYRSQSSASMASLSGIDESLQYPVARRDESVVDDYHGVKIVDPYRWLEDPDAEEVKDFVQKQVELTDSVLKNCDVRDKLREKITKLFDSPRYDAPFKRGNKYFYFHNTGLQPQSVLYVQDSLDAKAKVLLDPNTLSDDGTAALIKVSVSEDAKYLAYALSYSGSDWATIKLMRIEDQIVEADALSWFKFSSIAWTHDSKGFFYSRYPAPKEGKDMDAGTETDSNLYHEFYYHFLGTKQSEDILCWKDPEHPKYIFSGHVTEDGQYLVMCIEENCDPVNKVYYCDLSALPEGLEGFKKRDGLLPFVKLIDGFDAQYEVIANDDTVFTFLTNKDAPKYKIIRVDLKEPNDWFEVIPEAERDVLESATAVNLNQMIVSYLSDVKYVLQIRDLKNGSLLHQLPIEIGSVNAISARREDSVVFISFTSFLIPGIVYQCNLKTETPEMKIFRETIIPGFDRSEFHVHQVFVPSKDGSTKIPMFIVSKKNIKLDGSHPCLLYGYGGFNISVTPSFSVSRTILMRHLGAVFCIANIRGGGEYGEEWHKGGALAKKQNCFDDFISASEYLISAGYTQSRKLCIEGGSNGGLLVGACINQRPDLFGCALAHVGVMDMLRYHKFTIGHAWVSDFGCSEEEEEFYWLIKYSPLHNVRRPWEQNPDKPFQYPSTLLLTADHDDRVVPLHSLKLLATMQYVLCTSLENSPQTNPIIGRIERKAGHGVGLPTQKMIDEAADRYGFMAKMLGASWVE